In Chthoniobacterales bacterium, the DNA window CCCAGCGCGGGTCGGAACGGATGTTGTCGAAGAGGTTCTCTGAACGATTTCGGCGAGGCCGGATTGAGCGCGGAAAAGCGTGACAGCGGGCGGCGTTTCCCGATAGGCTCGGCCAAACGCGAAGCGGCACAGCTTCGCTCCCCGACCTCAGAAAACCCCAACCCCAAACCAACCCCATCATGAAAAGAAACTCCCGGGCGCAATCCGCCTTCTCCAGTCTGATCGCGACGCTTCGCGTCGTCCTGTCTTTCGCCGCCGTTTTTTTGATCTTCGGCTTTGCCGGAGCGACGGCGGCTCCCGGCCCTCGACCGATCGTGGTGCGAAGCACCCTGATCCCCGGCCCCGACCAGGGGGTTCGCGGGCCGTTCGGTCCGTTCGTCGTTCTGGCCGACCTCGATTATGGTTATGCCGCCGGAATGGTTCGTTACTACCACGGCGGCTACATCTGGGTGGATGTTTACGCCCCGTTCCTCTGGCTGGAACGCGATAACAGCGCGACCCTGTTCAAGCTCCGGGAAGATCTGGCGGAAGTGGAGAGCCGCTACATCACCAACGGAGTGACGCCCGATGGAAAGACGGTGGTGGGCGCGGTCGTTTTCCTGGACGACGCGACCAATGCGCCCTGGGTTTGGACGCGAGAAAAGGGCCTGCAGTTCCTCGACACCCCGTCACCTTTCGAAGAGACCGGCGGGGCCCTCGCTGTCTCCAAGGACGGCAACCTGATCTCCGGCATCGTCGGGAATTTCATCCACCCGCCCATTCAGGCGGCGATCTGGAAGGAACGCTTCTTCGAGTTGCTGCCGAGCAGCCAGCCCTGGTCAACGGTGGGCGGTGTGGAAGCGGTCCGCCAGCGTCCCATGACCACCGACGGGAAGGTCATCGTCGGGGCTTCGGGCGAGAAGTACGCTAACATGCAGGCGACGAGCTGGGTGGATGGAACCGAACGCCCGCTCGCGACCGGCAACGCCGTTTCCAGCGGAGCCACGTTCGTCACCGATGGGGGAACCATCTTCGGCACCGGCACCCTGCCAGACGGTCGCATTGTCCTGATGCGCTGGGATAGCTCCGGAAACCTGGAGACGTTCATCCCTCCGAATGGTCTCAGCGTTGTTGATCTGAGGGCGGTCAATAGCACGGGGACCGCGGCCGGCGGTTCGCTCGCCGTGAAATCTTCCTGTATCAGCAGCGGCGACCCGGATTGCGACCGCGCCCCCTTCTTCTGGACCCGACCGCCCATTTCACCGCAAAACGGCATCTTCACGATTCTTCCCGAAAATGGTCACGAACATTTCTTCACCTACAGCGTCGTCACCGATATCTCCGACGACGCCCGGATCGTGACCGGCTCGCTGATCGCGGGAGTCAGAACCGACGGCGACCCGCCCGATGTGGCGTTTCTTTGGCGAAAAGATACAGGGATGGTGATCGTGAACGACCTGATGCCCGACCGCGCTCCGGACTACTACAGTTCCTACCGCCTGAGCCGCAACGGAAACCGCGTCCTCGTCACCGGCAACCCGCCCCAGGCCACCGACGAAACAACCAAGTCACTGATTCTCGATTTGATCTGGCCGACTGATCACTAGAGAGAGCAAGCTCTCGCCATCAGGTGCTGAAGCGTGAAAGGCGATGTAGCGTCCGCTGTCGCCAGCGGACTTCCTACGCTGGTGACAGCGCACACTACAACGGTTTCGCCCCTTCTGTAGCGGCGATCTCCGACCGCCGATCGCCTGAAATCGTTTCGACGGTCTGAGACCGCCGCTACAATTACTCCGCAGCCGCCCAGTTGCCTCCGTCTCTGCATGGGGGAGCGGAGAAAGGGTCACCCTGTGATCTCGCTCTTCTGGCGTTGAGATGCACTGAACCGAGGAATGTTGGGAATCACAGCTGACCTCATTGAATGTTGGATTAGAATTTCCTGGATGAAATGGGCAGTTCTCGCGGCGGTGTCGATCATGCTCGGAGGATGCGCGTCGCTTCCGCCTATCTTAGAGCGGTGGGCGGATTTGGAGATCGCGACCGCAAATCTCAGCCGGGAAGACTCAAAGACCGGTGAGGCATTAAACTTTTACCAATACGGACAAATCGGGCGAGTGGAGGTAAGTCCCCGTGCCGCTGACGGTCCGCCAGTCCGATGGAGAGTTCGGGGGGCGTGGCTTGAAATAGATGCTGGCAATGACGGCACTTATAAGATGCGGCTGCGCGCCCTGACGTGGACTAAGAACCGGGTCGTAGCGGTAGATCCGGCCGGAAAGAGAAGCGTGTGGCGAGATGATCGTGTTGTTGTCGTTATTCAAATGGTCCCGCAGCGTCCGGGCCTTTGGATGCCGTAGGCTGGGAAAGGAAGAATTAAGAAGGAAGAATCAAGAAGCCGGGAACCGGGGCGAGGGTGGAGGACCGAGGATGATGGTCTAGCGGAGTTCTTCGCCCGTCGGATTCTGTCCGGCACGAAGGAAGGTCTTCACGAGGTCACCTTCACCGCGAACGATCATGCCTGAGAAGCGTTTGAATCATTGGTCGAAGAGCCGACGGCAGATTGTGCCGGCGAACCTTAGGCATGCTCTTTCGCGCCATAAAAGCCGCGCACAATCGTTTCGCGGAAGCAGCGAGAGCCGGACTCGTCCAGCCGGGCGACGGGATTGCCGGATGCGAATGTGATTGCCTCAAAGAACTGCCCTCTTTAGTCTCCGAACCATGAGGCGAGTTCCCCCTGTGTTCGTTGTCCGCCGTTCATTTGAGCCAGACACGAATGAATGCGACGAGTGAAGCGCTGCCAGTCGCAGTGGCATCGCCAAAGGAAAAGCACGACTTCTTGGTCGGGGTCCTTAAAGAGGTGCGGGCGGCGGTAATCGATTTCATGTTCAAGCAGGCGGCCATCCTCACTCTGATCATGGGTTGGGTAATCTCCTCGCAACCCGCCCAGAGTTTCTTGGCTGCTCACTCCCCGGCCCGCTACGCCGCAGCGGGCGGAATCGCATTTCTTTGTCTGTTCTTGATTGCCAGAGTAATGAGCTTTCGCAACCGTTCACACAGTGACTACAAATTTCTTCTTCAGCTTGGGTACATGCCTCAGGAGTTTTATTCCCGCATCGTCATCACATGGAGTTTAGCGCTTAGCTTAATCAGTCTATACGTCGTCGCTTGTCTTGTTTTGATCATATGTCTTTTTTGCACCGCGTAGTCGGGGCTCTTTCGAGTCACGGCCAGACGAGAATGTGACCGCCGCAAACACACACCGCCCACCGTTGACCAGGGCGACCTGATGCCCGACCGCGCTCCGGACTACTACAGCGCCTACCGCCTGAGCCGCAACGGAAACCGCGTCCTCGTCACCGGCAACCCGCCCCAGGCCACCGACGAAACAACCAAGTCACTGATTCTCGATTTGATCTGGCCAACGGATCACTAACGAAACGACGCTCTGCCATCAGGCACCGAAGCGTGGAAGGCGATGTAGCGTCCGCTGTCGCCAGCGGACTTTCTGCGCTGGTGACGGCGCACACTACAACGTCAGCTTCTCGTTCTGCAGCCGCCCTTTTGGCCTCCGTCTCTGCGTCGTTCGTATCCATAGCGGGCGCTACCCTCGGGAACAATCGTAGACGCCAACGAAAGCGGTGTTGTGGTCTTCCAGCTCAGGCCGTCCGGCCGATTCTGGATCTACGCGATCGGATCGGCTTCCGAATCTGATGGTATGTTCCGCCTATGCCAGCCCGAATTTGCCGCTGAACGAAATGAGTGTCGAAGAGAAGCGCCAGACTTCGTGACGATCGAAATCCTCCCAGACGCGTTCGCGATTACTTGATTCCGCAACGACCGGCGCTTTGGCTTCCGTAAGATTCGCGCTAATTCGCGTCCATTCGCGGGAAATTATCAGTTATCGTTCAGACTGCTCCCAAGATTCAGGTCATCTCTCCCGGACCGATGGCCCGACGATAACTTCACCCTTTGAGCCGGCGATAATGGGCCCAAGCACAGATGCCGGAGGCGGTGGGAGCTTGGCCTTAAACTTCCCGTCACGCGCCAGCGAGGGCCCGTTTTGATCGGCGTGGTAGGGCATTCCACCTGCGTTCGATGGGCGCACCGCCCAGCCTCTCCCGTGAAGGCCATCGGGCCCCTCTATTTCGACCCATCGCCCATCCGCTTTTTTTATGACCGCGAGCCGGGCGCAGCCCCAATAGTACATTTGATCGCCGCCAGGTATGTCGAAAGTAGGAAATGAGAGAAGCATGGTCCCATCGGCGGTGTGATAAACCAGAAGGTGGAGCATGATGGCGCCGTCCCGAAGATTGGTTAGCTCGCCAGTGGATCCGGTAATCTCGAAGTCGTTGGCGAATTTCAGAGCGAGCTGATCGTAAACCCCGCCGAGCTCGGAGCGAACTATTCTGGGCCCGCTGATACGGCTGCCGACCCAACTCCCGCGGACAACAATCCAACCCTCAATCGGGGAGACCAGGAGACTTTTGTAGAACTTAGGACTGATGGATCTCTGCAGCACCTTGGTTGAGATAACATTCAGATCCTGGATTCTCTTGCCCTGCGAACTGGTGGGGGTTGCGGCCAGCGCGCTACTGCAAAGAAAACTGACGAGGATAAGCGGTGTGAGGAAGGGCTTCATGCGCCGAGTGTGAGCATGTGACGCAAGAAAAGGAAGAACTAAAAAGGAAGAGTTCGCGGCCAGTGACGTGTGACAAGGAGTGTAGGGCGGGCGGGTCGCCTGCCGGGCATTCGTGCGAAGGCAACCGACGCGGTCGCCCTACAACACTGACGAGCGTTGAAATTGGCTCGCTCGCGGAGACTCGCTTCGGTAAAACCTTGAACATGACGAAATTATTCTGCGGTATTCTCGTGCTCGCCCTGATGGCCGGCGTGGCGGTGAACGCGGGTGAGCCGCCCACCTTCGAGGTGCGGAAAAGAGACGCGGTCGGGGAGTTGAGCGTGGTCCAGGTTCCGTTCCGGTCGCTACCCGAAAAGGACGGAATTGTTGTCCTGACTTTTAACGCGCCGGAGCCAGGCGCCTACGTTTTCGTTTACACCAACGGCCCGGACAAGGGTAAAGCCGCGAAGGTTGTCGAGGTCAACAAACCTGGCCCGGTCACCACGGAGGTGAAAACGAGGGCGCAAAAAGATTGAACCGCGGATGGCGCGGATTTAGACGGATATTCAGAGGTTCGGAATCCGCGTAATCCGCGGTTTAATTCGGGCTTCCAGTCGCCCAATCGAAAGCGCTGAAGCCGACTCCCGGGAATTTCCTTGCGTGGATGGGCTTTTTCTGGGCAAGCTCCAGATTGCGCCGGATGGGGCGCGAACCCCCGGGGAAGGCCCTCAGACATGTTCAGTCGCGCGCACCCGACGAGATGCGAAAAGCGAATCGCTTTTCGGCGAAGGTCGCACACCTCAAAGGATCCGCAGGCGACAGCGGACGCTACAGCTTTTCGCCGGGAGAACCGGCACAGCGAAACAGACCGTCAGCGAACGCGGTCGTAACTCACCCCAACCCCAAACAGACCATGAGCAACCTCACCCTTAACGCGCGGCTTCTTGCGATCATCGGCCGGCGTATTCCCGCCATCTACGACGTAATCCCGCGCGGTCCGCAGAGCCGCCTGGCCGAAGTCGCGCTTAACCCGCAACCGCTTCCACCTATCGACGTCGGCGCCGCGGTGGCGGCAGAATTCATTCACGCCACCTGGCTCGCCGACCGGACGGGCCAAAATGAGGAACGCATCTTCGCCGATCTCGACGACTGGTGCCCGACCAAACCAAAACGGCTTAAACTACCGCCCTGGTGGCCGCCCGTTCCCGATCCGGAACCGCCGCATCCGGAGTGGTTCGTCGCCTTCCACCTCGGCTTTGCCGCAAGGGTCGCTGCTATCGCTGAAGTCTCCCAGATCGGAGGCGATTCATTCAACAAGGCTATCGACCGGTCGCTTTCGGCGATCGAATCCACGCTGGGAAGGAAATAGCAGCCAAGGCCGCAACAGTCTCAAAGTTCGAAGTTACACAGCCTCCGTCCAATCCGGAGGTCCATCGTGCATCTTCAATTCAACCTCGGATTACTCGCCACAGGACGAGTCCGTCCGACTGGCGGACGCGGATGACACGGATAGGAAACAGATTTTGTAGGCCGGGTGCTCCGCCTGCCAGCCTTTCGTTCGGCAACCGACGCGGTTGCCCTACAACCATCCGAGAAATCCGAGTAATCCGCGGTTAATTTTTCCTGAGCGATATTCCCTTCGCGCCCTGGAAAACGAAACGTCGAAAGTCGGGTCGGCCTACAAGCGATTTGCGATTCGAATCATCGCGGCGACGCTGCGGTCGACGTCGGCGTCGGTGGTCGACCAGGACGAGACGCTGATGCGCATGGCGGTGCGGCCTTGCCAGACGGTCACGCCGCACCAGCAGGTTCCGTCGTCCTGAAGTTCCTGGATGACGCGCTGGGTTTTTTCCGCGTCGCCGAAGGAGACGAGGACCTGGTTGAGGACGACTTCATTCAGGATCTCGAATCCGGCGGCGGCAAGTTGATCGGCGAAACGGCGCGCCTGTTCGCAATTACGCTCAATCATCCGGGCGAGGCCTTCGCGGCCTAACGAACGGAGAGCGGCCCAGACTTCGATGCCGCGAGCGCGGCGGGAGAGCTCGGGAGTGAAATCAGCCGGGTTCCGGTGCTCGGTTTCGGTCGGCAAATATTCGGCGGTGATCGCCATGGCGGCCGGGAGGGAATGTTGGTCGCGGACGAAGGCCAGGCCGCAGTCGTAGGGAACGTTGAGCCATTTGTGGGCATCGGTCGCCCAGGAATCGGCCTCGGCAATTCCAGTGGCGAGATGCGCGCGCGACGGCGTCGCGGCGGCCCAGAGACCGAACGCGCCATCAACATGGACCCACGCGCCGGCGGCATGCGTGACCCGACAAATCTCGGCGACCGGATCGAACGCGCCGGTGTTTACGTTGCCGGCTTGGACACAGATGATGGTGGGACCGGAGATCGCGGGCAGATGATCGGCCCGCATTCGTCCCTGACCATCCACCGGAACTTTTACGACGCGGCTCCGGCCAAGGCCGAGCAGGCCAAGCCCCTTGATAACGGAAGGATGCACTTCTTCACCGACGATCACCGTAATGGGCGGCGCGCCGAAGAGTCCGTCCGCTTCCGCGTTCCAGCCGGCTTGTTTGAGAACGCTGTGCCGCGCGGCGGCCAGCGCGCAGAAGTTTGCGACCGTCGCGCCGGTGACAAACGCACCGCTGCATTCCGGCGGCAGCCGAAGAACGTCGAGAAGCCAGCGCAACGAAACTCGTTCGAGGAACGAGGCCGTCGGAGTCGGGCGCCAAAGCCCGGCGCACTGGTCCCAGGCGGTCGCCAGCCAATTGGCCGCGACCGTGACCGGCAGCGCGCCGCCGATGACGAACCCGAAGAATCGCGGCCCCGCCATCGCCATCGTCCCCGGAGATCCAATTTCATCCAGGAGCCGCAACGTTTCCGCCGGATCGGTCTCCTGTTCCGGCAACGGCTCATCGAACGCGCGCAATTTTTCTACGGCATCAGCCGTCGGAGCTACCGAGCGGTCCCCGATTCCTTCCAGATAACGGATCGCGCGCGTGGAAGCGTCGGTGAGAAGGTCCTCATTCATCGTGCATCTTCAATTTAACCGCGGATTACGCGGATGATACGGATAGGAAACAGATTTTGGAGGCCGGGCGCTCCGCCTGCCAGCCTTTCGTTCGGCAACCGACGCGGTTGCCCTACAACCATCCGAGCAATTCGCGTCATCCGTGGTTCTCCTTTCCTCGTTCCCAAACTCCCCGGCGCGCCGAAGCCTTGGCAAAGGCGGCTGTTTGGGAACAAGGGCAAACGTAATTGGCGTAACTGTTGCCTCGATCCAAGCTCGCCTTAGACTGACACGATGCGAGCGCGAATCATTGTCGGCTTCCTGATCTGCCTGGGTTGCTCGTCGCTCTTCGCTGACAAGGTGTCGCCGGATGATGTCCTTTACAGTGTTACGCCCCGGTACCCCCGAATCCTCCAGAGCGAGCGCATCGGCGGGACGGGTAGGTTCCGGATGATGGTCGACTTCAAGACAGGCAAGGTCACCGATGTCCTGATTCTGAAAACAACCGGTTCCGACGTGTTGGACCGGGAGGCAATACTTGCCCTCCGCCGCTGGCGATTTAAGCCTGGCAAAGCGCGGCAAGTGGACCTGCCAATTACATTTCACGATGGCAAGGAACCGCTCGTCTTGCCGCCAGGTTCGACGCTGGCTCCGCATCGCTGAGAGCAATCGACCGGCGAGTCACTCGGATAAGATACGGGGAGGACTTGGTGATCATATACGTCACTGACGTATATGATCTGTTCACAGTCGAAAGTTCCTGAGGCGCGCGATGAACGCGGTGACGACATGCCGGGCTTCGCGATGCTCGAGCCGCGCATGGAGAAACTCGGTATCAAAGGCACGGCAACATCATGAGGTTGCAAGAGGCACTGCGAAACGGTGGGACGTCACATACCTTTCTGCATTCCTGGTTCCTTTTCTCACGATTGGGACCCATCGCAGCGACAGTCGGCGCTTGACATTAGCATCGCAAAGCATAAAAACGCGCGTTCCTCACGGCTCCTTCATGCGCTCTTTCCCCAACCGTTTGTCGACCAGGCGCCTTTTCCTCACGGTCGCGATTGGTTCGGCCGTCGTATCCGCGCTCGTTTCGCTGCGCGCGGCACAGACCGAGCCGGAGGTTTTCCAGCGAACGCTGACGTTCGAAGAGCGCGTGGAGAATCAGCGGAAAATTGAGGAAGTGTACTGGCGTCATCGCATTTGGCCGAAGGAACGCACTGATCCCAAGCCGGAGCTACGGGCGGTGATGTCCCGCGACCAGATCGAAACCAAAGTGCGCGACCATCTTCGAAGCTCGCGCATGCTGGAGGATTACTGGCAGCGACCGGTCAGCTCTGCGCAAGTGCAGGCGGAGATGGATCGAATTGCGCAGGAGACAAAGGATCCCGAGATGTTGCGCGAGTTATTTGAAGCGCTCGGCAACGATCCATTTGTCATCGCGGAGTGCCTGGTCCGACCGGCGTTGTCGGAGCGCCGGGCGAATGAATTCTATGGAACAAGCCCAAAACCGGCGAACCAGCGCCGCGCTGCAGGCGGGAGTGACGCCGTTTTCACCGGCTACTCGCTGCCCGTTTTAACCAGTAACGCGGGCGTATGCACCGATAACACCTGGTCGCCCTTGATCGATGTCCCAGCGCACCGCTCCGGCCACACGATGGTGTGGACCGGCAGCGAAATGATCGTGTGGGGTGGGGGTAACTATGACAGGGCTTTGGCAACCGGCGACCGATACAACCCAGCTACTGACAGTTGGTCGACGGTGAGCCTGACGAACGCACCGACTGCGCGAAGTTCCCATACCGCGGTGTGGACCGGGACGGAAATGATCGTCTGGGGCGGCAGTGGCAGTAACGGCCTTCCTGTTGTTAGCGGCGGCAAGTACGATCCGGCAAGTGACAGTTGGACGCCGACCAGCCTGAGCAATGTACCTACGGCGCGATATTCTCATACCGCCGTGTGGAGCGGCATTGTGATGCTGGTGTGGGGTGGCTTCGAGCCCGGGGGGGCGTATCCGAACACCGGCGGTCGCTATGACCCAATTACCGACTCCTGGAGCGCGCTGACCACGACGAATGCGCCGGCGGGACGGACTCGGTATTCGGCGGTCTGGACGGGAAGCGAGATGATCATTTGGGGCGGGCAGATTAGCGGCTCGGGTTCGCCAATGATCGGCGCGAAATATAATCCGGCGTCAGATACCTGGATGACGATGAGTGCGGTAAACGCTCCCGCCAACAGAACCAGCCACAGCGCCGTGTGGACGGGTGCCGAGATGATCATTTGGGGCGGGGAGAACGGCAGCTACTTGAATGACGGCGCCAGATACGACCCAGCGGCAGATACCTGGGTGACGTTAACTGCATCAAATCCGCCGCCCGGTCGCTATTCTCACAGCGCCGTCTGGACCGGCAGCGAAATGATTGTCTGGGGTGGCATTTACAATTTTACGCAACCCAACGCGGGGGGGCGTTTTAATCCGGCCACGAATACCTGGAGTCCGATGACAATGAATAACGCTCCGTCCGCGTTAGCCGAGCGCCCGACTATCTGGACCGGAAGTGAGATGATCACTTTCGGGGGTGGATATGGGGATTCAAACACCGGCGGGAGATATAATCCGACGGCAGATATCTGGACCCAAGTTCGCTCGACCAATACCCCGGCGGGCCGGTACCAGCACAAAACGGTTTGGACGGGGGCCGAAATGATCGTCTGGGGAGGCAGCAACGGTTTCAACTCGATCAACACCGGCGGCCGGTACGATCCTGCTTTAGACGCATGGACGCCGACCAGCACGGTGAATGCGCCCGACGCTCGGGAGCTTCACACGGCGGTTTGGACGGGAATGGAAATGATCGTTTGGGGCGGTTGGCGTAGCAAACCTTTCAATATTCTGAACACGGGCGGCCGATACAATCCCGCAACAAACAGTTGGACTTCTACGACGCTCACCAATGCCCCGCAAGCAAGGCGTTGGCATTCCGCTGTCTGGTCGGGCAGCGAAATGATTGTTTGGGGTGGCGAAAAAGTCGGCGGCGGGAACGCGAACACCGGGGGCCGTTATAATCCAAATACCGACTCATGGATTGCGACAAGCACAACGAACGCGCCCAGCGCGAGAAAGGACCATACGGCGGTCTGGAGCGGCAGCGAGATGATCGTCTTTGGCGGCGGTTATACCCCCGAGAACACCGGTGGAAAATACAACCCGGTCACCGATACCTGGGTTGCGACGAGCACGGACACCGCGGCGCGAAGCAACCACACGGCAGTATGGACGGGCAACGAGATGATCGTGTGGGGAGGATACAACGGCGCTCCTTTGAACACGGGAGCGAGGTACAATCCGAGCGCCGACACCTGGACTCCGACCAGCCTTGTCAGTGTGCCTACTGGCCGATCCACTCACGCAGTTGTCTGGACCGGGGACGAAATGA includes these proteins:
- a CDS encoding aminotransferase class V-fold PLP-dependent enzyme; the protein is MNEDLLTDASTRAIRYLEGIGDRSVAPTADAVEKLRAFDEPLPEQETDPAETLRLLDEIGSPGTMAMAGPRFFGFVIGGALPVTVAANWLATAWDQCAGLWRPTPTASFLERVSLRWLLDVLRLPPECSGAFVTGATVANFCALAAARHSVLKQAGWNAEADGLFGAPPITVIVGEEVHPSVIKGLGLLGLGRSRVVKVPVDGQGRMRADHLPAISGPTIICVQAGNVNTGAFDPVAEICRVTHAAGAWVHVDGAFGLWAAATPSRAHLATGIAEADSWATDAHKWLNVPYDCGLAFVRDQHSLPAAMAITAEYLPTETEHRNPADFTPELSRRARGIEVWAALRSLGREGLARMIERNCEQARRFADQLAAAGFEILNEVVLNQVLVSFGDAEKTQRVIQELQDDGTCWCGVTVWQGRTAMRISVSSWSTTDADVDRSVAAMIRIANRL
- a CDS encoding energy transducer TonB, which gives rise to MRARIIVGFLICLGCSSLFADKVSPDDVLYSVTPRYPRILQSERIGGTGRFRMMVDFKTGKVTDVLILKTTGSDVLDREAILALRRWRFKPGKARQVDLPITFHDGKEPLVLPPGSTLAPHR
- a CDS encoding kelch repeat-containing protein, which codes for MRSFPNRLSTRRLFLTVAIGSAVVSALVSLRAAQTEPEVFQRTLTFEERVENQRKIEEVYWRHRIWPKERTDPKPELRAVMSRDQIETKVRDHLRSSRMLEDYWQRPVSSAQVQAEMDRIAQETKDPEMLRELFEALGNDPFVIAECLVRPALSERRANEFYGTSPKPANQRRAAGGSDAVFTGYSLPVLTSNAGVCTDNTWSPLIDVPAHRSGHTMVWTGSEMIVWGGGNYDRALATGDRYNPATDSWSTVSLTNAPTARSSHTAVWTGTEMIVWGGSGSNGLPVVSGGKYDPASDSWTPTSLSNVPTARYSHTAVWSGIVMLVWGGFEPGGAYPNTGGRYDPITDSWSALTTTNAPAGRTRYSAVWTGSEMIIWGGQISGSGSPMIGAKYNPASDTWMTMSAVNAPANRTSHSAVWTGAEMIIWGGENGSYLNDGARYDPAADTWVTLTASNPPPGRYSHSAVWTGSEMIVWGGIYNFTQPNAGGRFNPATNTWSPMTMNNAPSALAERPTIWTGSEMITFGGGYGDSNTGGRYNPTADIWTQVRSTNTPAGRYQHKTVWTGAEMIVWGGSNGFNSINTGGRYDPALDAWTPTSTVNAPDARELHTAVWTGMEMIVWGGWRSKPFNILNTGGRYNPATNSWTSTTLTNAPQARRWHSAVWSGSEMIVWGGEKVGGGNANTGGRYNPNTDSWIATSTTNAPSARKDHTAVWSGSEMIVFGGGYTPENTGGKYNPVTDTWVATSTDTAARSNHTAVWTGNEMIVWGGYNGAPLNTGARYNPSADTWTPTSLVSVPTGRSTHAVVWTGDEMIVWGGYNGSFLNSGGRYRPSTDAWTATSRIDAPHEAEYPTGVWTGSRMIVFGGFYSISTDNFLLNTGGALCSKFVRLANISTRAFVQTGDNVLFGGLIITGGGPKKVVLRALGPSLSNFGIADALLDPVLELHDSTGALLASNDNWMDATNKQAIIDSGLAPSHNFESVIFTSLNPGSYTAVIQGVNNMTGTAVIEAYDLDETASSKFGNISTRSFVKTGDNVMIGGVIARGSAPQDVLVRGIGPSLTQFGVPNALSDPLLELHDGNGGLVASNDNWIDASNKQAIIDSGLAPSDKLEAAILTALNPGSYTAIVRGVQNGTGVALVEVFGLN